One Perca flavescens isolate YP-PL-M2 chromosome 5, PFLA_1.0, whole genome shotgun sequence genomic window, AACCTCAAAATGGACAAATGCTGTATGTGATTTGATTATTTACACTTCATAAGTGCATAGAACGCTTCTTACATTCATCCGTGATGATCATCAGGTCTACATAGCAGGCAGCTTATCCATCAGGATTCGCTTCAAACCGGTTCATGTCATTAAATAggctttgtttttaaagaaggtAACAGCTGCTTCCTTTTTTATGTTGGATCTTAAAAAGAGCAAATAATGTGTCATTACTTCTGTGTGTAGTGCATGCATATGAAACTGCTATTTAATAAAAGTAACTGTGAAATTAAATGGGTGATAGTTTCTGGTTTTTATGTATGGTGACATTCAGAATTTATTTAATGTTGCTAAAGAGCAGTTCAAgactggagtgtgtgtgtgtatgtgtactttATCCATAACAAGGGTGATAGGTATGctaaacattttaaagctaCCAAAGGCCTTAAGAAAATCATGTATTTTAAAGCTTGTTAAAGAAAGTGCGAGAGAAAAGTGAATAGTACTGCAAGCAGTCCTTTTATTTAATTAGCCAAAAATTAACATTATAACAATGGATCAAACAAAATACAGACACAGCATTCAAAAAgctgtttagttaaaaaaaattaaataaatgcagaTTTTCAACATGTAGACTCATTTGAAGTTCATTCAGAATCACAAACATTGGAACTTCTAATTGAATATTAATTGATCACCTAATTTGAGGAGGGCGAGGCCCACATTAATCTTTGTTACAGAGTTGTTCTCTTGCATTGCTTTGATGGGAGTTTGACAGATTTATCTGCCTTGCTGTGCACTGTCCATCTGTCCACAAATTTCAATACAGTGATTGGAGTCCAGACTGGTGGCTCTCTCTGTGAAGGTGATTCTTATCAGCTTCTCTTTCTACCTCAGGCAACGTAGCCCGCACACAAGGGATAGATGGCCAAAGCCTAACAATTAATCATTGTGAAGGCTGAGAAAACAAACTCGTAATTAGGAATTGTATTCGAGCGCCTTTTAATTTGCCTCTTTGGCAAGTTGATTAATTGCAGTCACATGGGAACGATGTAACTAGCAGGTTTATTTGAACAGCCAATTCAGATATAGCTTTCGGagtaatagtttgacattttgggatgtATACTAAAATGTTGCTACCTTGCTGAgtttgatgagaagattgataaaACCTTTAGACATGAGAGtgatattgatcttctcatctctcagcaaaaaagcaaatatgcctactttccaaaatggcatacaaCTTCTATAAACAGTTGCATCAAATTCATCCATTTATTCAAACAAAATTATGAAAAGTGGGACACAATTTTCAAATGTCCCAAATGCATgttaacatactgtatacattacTAATAACTATAATAAGCATTAAATAATCTTGGTAAAATCTTTCACCATTAAAGAAAAGCTGCCATAAACTGTAATCTGCATCACAAACTGCTCTTGATTACAAGAGGTATCCACTCCCCTGCAAGTACTTCTGATGTGTTGCCTCGGTGGCTTTATGTTTTatcttctttttgtctttgacCTTTGAAATTTGGACCGGAAACTTACTCTCCAGCCAGTTCAGATAGTCCCTGGCTGTCTTCAACAGAGTGTGACTCCACTGCTTCCTCCCAAACGCGTGATTGGGCATATTGGGTGGAGGTGGCTTCGGGGAGCATTCCTCTCCAAGAATATCATTTGCACACGCTGCGAGCATGTCGACACTGGAGATGGTGTAATTGAGCTTCTCGTGAAGGGAAACATCTTTGGGATTCAGGTTGTTCTTCTGGTCCTTCAGGACTTCCTTCAGACCTTGAGacatgaagaggaggctgcactGAACTTTTGACCCCTGGATATGGTGGTCCTGGAGCTCAGGGAAGCCAGGGGGCCAAGTGCCAAGGTGGCCCCCATTGGCTTTCTCCTGGAAGAGAAGACCAACAGTGAATTCCATTGAAAGATTTATTTTGCTCATCACATGATATATCAAGTCTGCAATCTCGCTGTATCACACATATTCGAGTAAACTCTGTCTCAGCACAAtctacaacacacacgcacacacactgaatgtGTCTGTAGATTAGGTCAAAGTTATGATTTTAAAATCCAATATTAACGCTTATCGCTGCATGTCAATGTGCTATTGTCATAAAGAGAAAAGACACATTTTGGAGATAAAAGTATTTACGCAGGCAAGAGCACTGACTGAAGACACATTTTCTTGCCACAAAATTCTCATCCCATAcataaaatgtttgaaaaaaaaaaattatattaaaatttCACATCACCACAGCGTTAAAGAGAAGCATTTCTACAGATTCAATTGTTATTGtagtagatagtagatagtagtAGTGCAATCTATAACAATGCATCTCTATAACATCTGAAGTTCTTTAACACAGAAAGTGGCTACAATTTGCACCAAATCCACCAACTGACCAACGtgacatacacagacaccacCTTCAGACATACTGTAGAGACACACAGTATTATGATACTTACAAAACCTGTCAAGCTCTCTTCAACTAAACTTTTGGTCAGGGCTGTCAGCTCTTTCGGTCTgcatgaaacagcagcagcagcatgtttCTTTGCCGTATGTCTTGCATCCAAGCTTTGCATTTTAATCACCATCCAGGCACACAGCACCGTCACAGAACCTGCAATATGCAAGTGCACAATCACAACATTTTAAATCTATcccatgatttatttatttttaaagacacAAATGTATTAATGCTTAAATGAAGTGAGTTCCATGGCATACTGTACCTGCCGTGTATTTCATTCTGAGTCCAGTCAAGTTTTCAAATATGACTTGAACTGATGATTAGTAATGCAATAACAATCACACAAGATCAGTTTTATAGTTGCAAACCTCTCAAGGAGGCATGTGAAAGTCGTTGTCGAGATAAACTTCCCCTCTATCTAAGTCATATCCTTTGATGAAAAAAGTGTATGGGCTAACCAACCAAGATTTGGTTCCTTTGACAGGTCACCACCTTGTGCAGTGCTTTTAGTCACTTCCACTTAAGGAAATGCTGAAAATGACGATGATTTGAATTTAACACGACTATCATGAAGGTTTGCTCAttttatgaaaatgtgtgtttttgcatccTGATTAACTTTTCAGTGTGACAACATTCAATTACATTCTGCAAAtaactgaaagagaaaaaaatcaattggTTTCTCTGGTCAAATGATCGTCCACAACTTTAGGAAATGATTTTACTTGGTTTGTACAGAGGACGTATAGGTCATTTTATCACTGacatttattcaatattattaAAGAATTAATTTTTTGTTTGGATCCAAGgccaaaaataaacaatcatgtCATCTTTACATAATTTCAGGCTAAACCGAGCAACACTCTTAATATGTCAGCTGTTTATCACGTATTTATGgtatatatgttatattatatgaTTGAGTCATTCCTCCTTAGATCCCCCTAACGCAATACTTCCTGTGCGTATACGTGACGCTAACCACGCTCAACAATATCCTTTCATGTCAACCCGGTTCAGTCCAGTTTAACCCTCCAACTATCTTTTCTGACTCTACGTCACTGGTTTGATTTGATTGATATTACATGGGGGTAGGAATGATGATAAGTGCTCCAATCCATATTTCATCATGTTTAGTTACCCTCTTGCTAATTTATGTAAATGTCAAATGCT contains:
- the LOC114556352 gene encoding uncharacterized protein LOC114556352, coding for MKYTAGSVTVLCAWMVIKMQSLDARHTAKKHAAAAVSCRPKELTALTKSLVEESLTGFEKANGGHLGTWPPGFPELQDHHIQGSKVQCSLLFMSQGLKEVLKDQKNNLNPKDVSLHEKLNYTISSVDMLAACANDILGEECSPKPPPPNMPNHAFGRKQWSHTLLKTARDYLNWLESKFPVQISKVKDKKKIKHKATEATHQKYLQGSGYLL